AATTGTCCTCATCTTGCTTAGAAAATTTCGCCAAAACATCATAATCAAACTGGAAATTGGCATTCGGTTTATAACTTGAACTTAGTTTAAACAATCCTAAATTATTTTTTTGATGGGCTACTTCAGCTCTGTTTTCGGTTGAGGCTACTTCGCTGGAATTTTCATTCAAATAATTCGTTGTGGATTTAGTTTCTAAATCTGTTTTAGAAGCTGAAAGAATGGCAAAACCACTAAGATTCCAGGATTTGGTTGGATTATAGGAAAAATTGGTAGCCCCAAAATCAGTTTCAATTGCTTTGGCTCGGTTATTTCGCAACAACGAAATACCCAAATCATTAGACGATACATTAAAACTTGAACCGCCTTTGGCCATCATGTTCTTAAAGCCGCCAGTGAATTTGAAATAATCCTGAATCGTCAGCGGCAATTCACCTATATTATTGGTATTAGTAATGATATTGATGCTGTATTTTGGGCTGTAATAAAACAATTTTGGGCTGATATTATAGCGGTCAAACTTGCTCTCAGGTCGAAAACCGCCGGCAGCCGTAATATCACCAAACCAAAAGTTCTTCTTGCCATCCTTTAGTTTGATGTTCATCGCTACATTATCCTGATTGTTTTCAACCCCTTTTAGTATGGAATTTTCGTTGTAGTTTCTCAAAACTTGCACCTTATCAATGGCATCAGCGGGAATATTTTTGACACCCAATTTGGTATCACCATCAAAAAAATCTTTCCCTTCCACCATTAATTTGGATACTTTTTTACCTTCAACTTCTACCTCACCATCGGCATTGACTTCAACACCGGGCAATTTTTTCAACACGTCTTCGAGCTTTCTTTCAGTTCCGGTTTTGAACGAATCAGCATTATACACTATTGTATCCCCTTTAATGGAAACCGGCATTTCGCGAACGATTTCTACGCCGTCCAATTCAATCCCACCGCTTTCCATAGTGATATTTTGAGTAATATTTTCGGATAGTGTGGCAATGGTAATTTCTTTATTCTTCATACCCAAATAGCTCAGCTTAATGGTATAAGTTGAATTAGGTTTCAAATTGAGTACAAATTTTCCTTTGTCATTTGTTATTGCATAAGCATCCATAGCATTGGTCCCTTGGTTCATGGCCATGATGTTAGCCATTTCTAGTGGTGCCTTTGTATTGTCTTGAATAACTCCTTCGAAACGAATATTTTGCGAAAAAGAGACAGTTGTTAGTAATAAAAAAAAATAGAATAATTTGTTCATGTGGTGGCTTGTATATTGTATGCTTTGGTTTGAAAAATCATGTTCCATTAGCGTTCGAGGCTTTCCATTTTGTCTTTGTGAAAAATATCAAACTCTTCTTGGGTTACCACTCTACCGGTATTAGGAACTCTAATAGGTGTATTTCCCTTATTGCTTAAAGTAACTTTTGAACATAATGTAATAGCAACTTCATCATTAAGTTCCAAGATTAAACCGGGCAATCCCCAATAGCTGGCTGGGCCAACACTAACCGGAATTTCAGGAGTGTACCATGCAATAATCTTTTTATCCTTTGGCTCTTCCTTCGTAAAAAAAGATGTTTTTGCTTGCTGCTTGCTTAAATACTCTTCATATTCCTTCTTGTCCTTTTCTGAAACCGGAATTATAAGTTCTGCCTTATAGCAATTATAATCTCCTATTTTCTTAGTTTCATTTATCAGCTTCCAATCAAGAGGAATTAATTTTTCAACAATTAAAAACTCTTTTCCTAATATATCATCTTCAGTAATTTTTGTTTGGTCTTTGAGATTGATGTACTTTTTCCCTTCGCCCGAGAAACTGATAGTGACACTCACATCATCACTTTCCGGCTTTGGTTTTTCCAAATATTGCTGTTTTTCGTACAATGCTTCTTTTTGGTTAAAAGTCAGAATAAACATTTTTTCAGAAGCTATCTGTAAGGCTTCATTATAGGCTTTTTTCAATTCGGCATCATCGTTTTGCTTAACACCAAAGCCCTTTCCTCCGTTTTTTAAAATGCGTTTGGAGAAATATTCTGCTTTGCCTTGAAATTCTTGGGCATTAAACACTACAGCAGCGAAAATCAACGATAGGAGAATTACTTTTTTCATCGGTCGAAATTAATGTCCAAATCTCATTTGAGTTCTACCGCCCCCTTTTCCGTCGTACATTTGGCGCATCTCTTCCATTTTTTTGACTACGGTTTCATCGTATTCCTTTTGCGAAATCACTTTACCATTGGTTGGCGCTTTGATTTCAACTTTGTCTTTGGCATTCAAAACCACTTTAGAACATAAAATTACCGTTTTGCCGTCATTGACTTCCAAAATCAAACCCGGAAGACCCCAATAAGTTTCCGGTCCTTGGTTCACCGGAATTTCAGGCGTATACCAAGCGGTAATGGTAATTTCTTTAGGCATATCAAAATCATCCATGAAGTTGGTTTTTTTGTCTTTGTCTTCAGTCTTAGTTTCTGATTTTGCAGCATCTTCTTTTTTATTTTCTTCTTTTTTAGGACGGAAATTTCTAAAATCAGACTGGCTAACCGGACGCACTGCTGTTGCTTTGAAGCAGTTGTAACCACCTATAACGCGGGTTTCCGACTCCATTTTCCAGTTTAGTTTTGGCAGCGAATCTTTGACTAGAAATTCTTTCCCCATAAACTCTTTGTCCACCGTATAGCTTTTGTCCTTTACGTTTTTATAGTACGTTCCGCCGCCGCCCATCATTGAAGACATCATTCTAAAGCCGCCTTGTTGCCCGCCGGGAGCATCAAGCTTTTCTTCTTCTTTATAAATAGAAGCCGATTTGTCAAAATTGAGAATGAATGTTTTTTCGAACATTTTTTTCATGCGCTCTTCAATCATTTTCTGCATTTCGGGAGTGATTTCTTTATTGCCTTCAAAACGGGATTTGAAATCAGATGTACTGGTTTTGGATTCATAAACCGCCATGCCCTGAAAATCTTTTTGTGCATTTGAAGTACTAAATACCAAGAGTAATGTGAAAGTTAAAACGATGCTTTTCATTGTAGTTTATTTTGATAGAGCAAATATGACGAATCGTTGCGAAATCTGCTACCAATATTTTGTTAAAATAGTATTTCAGTCTCATTGAAATTAATTTGGTTTACCGTAAATTAGCCTTATGATGAAAAACACGATTTACCTTTTTTTACTACTAACTTGTTCGCTTAGTTTTTGTCAAAAACCAAAACTGAAAACTACTTCTTTGAATTCCGAAGAAATGGAAAATAAGACTTATGTCGGTTTCGATGGTTTGGGCAACAATTATTACATTAAAGACAATGTATTTATCAAACAGGACAACAAACAAAAATGGGAATACAAAAATATAGCCTTAGGAAAAATAACTTCGGTAGATTATATAAACCCGTTGCAAATAGTGGTTTTTTATGAAGATTTCAATACGATTATTACACTGGACAATCAGCTGAATGAAATTCAGAAACTGAATCTTTTTGATATTGACAACAGTATTTTTGCTTCTAAAATCGGCATGGCTTCTAAGAGTCAGTTTTGGATTTACAATGCTTTGACACAGCAGATTTTGTTGTTCAATTATGCTAATAATACTTCCACCACCGTTGGAAATCCGATACAGGAAAGCATCAAATACACCCAGTCTGATTTCAATAATTTTTACTGGATTGATGAAAACAATAATTGGTTTGCTACTGATATTTATGGCAAAGTGACTTTGCTGGCTAACATTCCGCCATGGGAAAAATTGCAGATAATAGATAATGATAAATTGTTGTTTTCCTATGACAATATTCTGTATTGCCTGAATAACAAATCGAAAGTGATTTACGAAATAGAAATTGTTGAGAAATCGTTTCAGAATTTTTATTACAAAGACCAAATTTTAGCTATTTTTACCAACCAACAAATTACCAATTTTAAATTAAAATTACCATAATGCACATAGCGGTAGCAGGAAACATCGGAGCAGGAAAGACAACATTGACCAGATTTTTGGCCAAACATTTCAAGTGGGAACCTCATTTTGAGGATGTAGTTGACAATCCCTATTTGGATGATTTCTACCACCAAATGGAACGTTGGAGTTTTAATTTACAGATTTATTTCTTGAACTCTCGTTTTCGTCAAGTGTTGCAAATTCGCGAAAGCGGTAAAAACATCATTCAGGATCGTACGATTTATGAAGATGCTCACATCTTTGCTCCCAATTTGCATGCAATGGGCTTAATGACTAATCGTGATTTTCAAAATTATACCGATCTTTTTGAATTGATGGAAGGATTAGTGGGCTCCCCGGATTTGTTGATTTATTTAAGAAGTTCGATTCCTAATTTGGTTTCGCAAATTCACAAGCGAGGTCGTGATTATGAAAATACCATTTCGATTGATTATTTAAGTCGATTGAACGAACGCTACGAAGCTTGGATAACCACTTACGACAAAGGAAAGCTGCTTATTATTGATGTTGACAATGTTGATTTTGTCAATAATCCTGAAGATTTAGGAATGATCATCAACCGAATTGACGCTGAGATAAACGGATTGTTTTAGTCCTTTATATATAAAAAGCCCCGCAAATGCGGGGCTTTTTATTTTCAACATTACTCTTTAATTATTTTAAGTGTTTTAGTGGTGGTGCCTTGGCAAACCACAACTTGATACAATCCTGAGGAATATCCCTGTCCTAAAGTGAGATCAGCCATAGCATCCGGTTGGATTGCGGTTCTTTCAATGAGTTTTCCGGTCATGTCATAAACCGCAATGGTTACCCCTTCGTTGTTTGAAGAGTGTAAATCTAAGTTAAAACCATTTTTGTATGGGTTCGGGGAGGCAGTTACCTCAAATAATAAAGCCGCATCCAACTTCGTAATTAGACATTCCTGATAATAAACCGTCGCAGCTACACCAAAAACCGAGGCACCACAGCTATTGGTAAATTTAGCCCTTAAATAATTAGCGCCTACAACCGGATTGTTCACGGTATAGCTCTCGTTTGTAGCACCTCCAATATCTGCAAATCCTGTGGTCGTTGAAGTTGTGGAAGCCTGCCATTGAATAGTGCCGTTGTATCCTGAGCCAATGGTAAGCACTTTGGAATGATTGCTAGTACACATTGCTGTTGAGGAGCTTGCTCCTGAAGGTGAAGTAACGTTTTTCGAAATGTTCTTAGCCAATGGTTTGGCAACCATATACACATAGACCGTATTGCTATAAACTGTTGAACAACTGCCTAAGGTCACCTTGGCGCGGAACGCAGTATTGTAGGCTAAATTTCCGGTGCTTATTGACAATGCGTTGGAGTTAGCTATACTGGTCCACGTTGGCGATGCCGCCGTATAATTTATTGATTTTTGCCATGTGATGGTTCCTGTAGCTGTGGTTATGGTTACGCTGGTTGCTGTACCCGAACAAATGGTGGTTAAAGCTGCACTGGTAGTACCGACTGAGGCGAGTGTTCCAATGATGTAAGAAACAACATCACTATAAACAGGACTACAGGCACCGCTGGTCACTTTCGCCCTGAAATAAGTGTTTCCGGTTATGTTCACCAACATATAAGCGGCCGAAGTACTGCTTACCGAAGTGGTTCCAAAAGATAAACTAGATGTGGCAGACGAAGCTGTTGGCGCATTGAAATAGGTGATTCCATCTATAGAATATTCCCATTGTATTTTTCCGATATAACCCATAATTTTCAAGGTTCCACTGCCTCCGCTACAAATAGTTCCTCCACCCGTAATTGTTCCCGCAACCGGAGTCGGATTTACCGTAATCGTTTTTATAGTCGAAGTGGCTGTAGTTCCGCAAGGGGCGTTGGTTACAATCGCACGATACGATTTATAGGAAGTCAGCTGCATATTAGTTACCGTGAATGTAGTTCCTGTCGCGTTCGGAATATCTGAAAACGTACTACTCGCATTAGGAGCCGATTGCCATTGAATAGATGTGCCAACATAATTGCCAAGCGTAAAAGTAATATCATTGGCTTCGCATACCGAACTGGCTGCTGTTATGCTTCCTGATTTGGCCACGCCTATAATCGTTAGGTTTACAGCATCCGAAGTTACTGAAGCGCATTCGCCTCCCCCAACGATGACTCTGTATTGGGTTCCTGATTTGGGTAAGGCTGTCGTTGTTCTTGTAATACTTAAAGCAGCTGAAGTATAATTACTGTAAACACTTCCGGCATTGGAACTTGTAATCGTTATCCATGTCGAATTGGGCATGGCATCGGTAAGTACACGATACTGCCAAGTGTAAGTTGGACTAGCAATGTTTGATGCTACTGAAATATTAGCCATTGAACCTAACGTTGTACATAGCACTGGAGCAATTGGGGCTGTTGTTATGAGCGAATTATTGATGGTCAGATTTAATATTTCGGTATGATTGCCTGTTACAACCGTATACGTTCCCGATGTGCTATAGGTTTGGCCATTTACTGACCATGTGTAACTACCACAAACAGTTGCTGTGGTTGTGTTGGATGTCGGATTCAAAAATTCACAAGTTGAACTCAACTGGCAATTGGGATTAGTATACCCAGATTGGTTGATTTTGTTTTGATAATATGCCATTTCATTTGCATCAGCACATATATACTGTAAGTTTGGTGTGCCCTGAAAATTAATCCCAGAAGTTGGTGGGGGAACTACTGGAGGAGGAATGGCATTAGCACCACTATTCCCCATTCTGTAATTAGCAGAAAACTCACTGCTCATTATGATGTTATCTTTAGTATTGATAGAGATTAAATTGGTGTTGTATGAACAGTTTATCTGAACCCAAGGTCGCGATACAGTAAAAATACTCACATCAATTTTACTCAAATTATTATAGGCACAGTTAATGGAATAAATAGAATTCAGACCAGCAAGATCAAGCACTGTCAATTGATTATTTGAACAATCAAAATTAAACAGACTGGTAAGTCCCGTCAATGTTAAACTTGTCAATTGATTATTATTGCATACAAATGTGTTTAAAATTGATAACCCGCTTACGTTTAGATTAGAAATCGAATTATTATTACAATACAGATACTTTAAAGCGGTCAAATTGTGTAAATCTAAATTCGATATTGAATTATTAGTGCAGTAAAGGGTTTGCAGGTTTAAATTGGTCAAATTCAAATTAGATATTGCATTTTTTGAACAATCTAGTTCTTTCAGGTTAACTAAAGCACTAAGATTGATAGATGTTAATTGATTATTATTACAGTTCAGTTCTCTAAGATTAGTAAAACTTTCGATTCCGGTTAAATCTGAAATATTGGAACTCATTACCCATAACCTATAAATAAGTTGTGCTTCACTAACCTGAATTTGCCCATCATGATTGGCATCAATAGGGACTATATTATACGATGAATTAAATCCTATTGGTCCGGTTGTCGCCAACAATTTCGCTTTAAAATTGGCATCGGGAATATTAACAATCTGAGCCTTACTAACGGCAACTGCCAAACAGAAAAAAAAGAGCGTGTAAAGTTTCTTCATAAGTATAGCTTTTTGAAAATCAAAGTTATAAAAAATGCCTCATGTTGATGAGGCATTTTCAATAGAATTCTAAAGATTATAAATTCAAGATTACATATTCTAAAATCAAACCTGAATTACCAATATTTCCGTTAGCATGATTGTGGAAAGTGGTGTAGTATATCGTTCCGCTATTATTGGTATTGGTACAAGCACCAACTGAATCGCCGTGAGCTTCATGACTCGGCCATTCACTTTCTTCTATTGTAATGGTAATTGGACTTCCTGAGTCATCTGTATGACAAATAGTAATCCAACCATCATTTTCATTATCGCCAACCGGATCAGAAACAGTCCCTGAACTGAAGCTGTTTGTTTTAATCATTAAAGGTTGGTTAGAAACCGGATCACTCACCATTACATCCCAGTAAGTGGCATCATAACTGAATACATTTTGCCAAGAGCCTAAATTATACTCAATATCAAGTGCGGAAAATCCTAAAGCGGTAGCCAAATTAGCATCTGTTACTTGGGCTCCGGTAATAGTAGTACTGGCACCGATATTTTTCGAACACAGTTTATCATCCGGAATAAATCCGCCGGTTTCACCACAATCATGTGAATTTGAACCTCCACCGGTTAAATAGGCAACTGCCCAATCTGATGCGTATAAACTACCTCCATTGGTCACAAAATTGGCCAAATTAGTATCCATAGCAGCATTAACATAACCTTGTTTTGCACCACAATTTAAGAAGATAATGTCAAATTGAGATACTATACTGTAATCAGCCAAGTCAGCATTAGTAATTTGAGTTATGGTATATCCTAAACCCGTAACGATATCTTGGATTTCATCATAATAACCGGCTACATAAGCCATATTGGCCACCTGGTCTAATCTTGACAATGATGAGTCTATGGTTAAAGTTTGATCTTTTACAACGGTTACCTGAAGCGAGGTCCTGAAATTAGCTCCTCCACCGGTTTGCATTTGTAGTTTTCTTTGTCCGATAGGGGCTTGTAACGAAAAATCCCCATTGGCTTGAGTATAGGTATAATAAAGTTTGTTGTTGTCATCAAAGACAAAAACTAAGGCCCCACCTACCGGTTTAGAGCCATTTTTAACCATAAGTTTTCCTTTTATGGTTCCTGTTGCTTGAACTGGTGTTGAACTGTCATCCTTACTGCAACTCAACATCAGAAAGACTAACCCTAAAAAGGGTACTAAAATAGATTTAATTCTCATTGGTTTTTGGTTGTTTGGTTAATAAATTATCTGATTGTAAGTGACTTGAGGTAATCAAATATAATAAAAAAAGAAAGCAAAAAAACATAACATACAAAAATCAAAAAAAAAGTGCCTCACATATGTGAGGCACTTTTGTATCAAATAGAAATACTTTATTATTTCAAAGCATCAACTTTAGCTTTTACTTCAGCCTCTGTACCTTCAAAAGTTTCAGTAGCCGATGTCCCGTTTACAGTTGTAGTAACAGTTGCTTTTGCTTTACCGTTTGTATTGGTAATTTCAACTCTTACGTTTTTACCCATCGGTGCCTCCATTTTCATTCCTTTTTTAGCGCAACAATCGTCTTTTTTCTCAGCAATGAATTTTCCATCAGCGTCGTAATGTGACAAACAAGCTTCTTTTTGTTCCGGTGTACATTGTAAAGAATCGCACATAGCAGCACATTCTTCTTTGGTCATAGTAGCGCATTTACTCATATCGCATTTGCCTATCATATCCCCTTTGCACTCCATTTTCACATCCATAGTGCACTCCATTTTTTTGCCTTCCGATGCTACACCGTTTCCTAAAATTGGAGCAATTACTAAACCAATTAAACAAGTTAATTTGATTAAGATGTTCATAGATGGACCTGAAGTATCTTTAAATGGATCCCCAACAGTATCTCCGGTTACGGCAGCTTTGTGAGCATCAGAACCTTTGTATGTCATTTCTCCGTTGATTTCAACACCCGCTTCGAAAGATTTTTTAGCATTATCCCAAGCACCTCCGGCATTGTTTTGGAACACAGCCCAAAGAACACCAGAAACAGTAACTCCGGCCATGTAACCTCCTAACATTTCAGCGATTAATTGGTTGTTATCTCCGTAAACTAATTTACCTAATAATACGATTGCGATAGGGAAACCGATAGTTAAAACTCCCGGTAACATCATTTCTCTTAAAGCGGCTTTAGTAGAAATCTCAACACATTTACCATACTCAGGTTTTCCTGTACCTTCCATGATACCCGGAATTTCTTTGAACTGACGACGTACTTCGTAAACCATATCCATAGCAGCTTTACCAACCGAATTCATAGCCAAAGCCGAGAACACAACCGGAATCATACCACCAATGAATAACATCGCTAAAACTGGCGCTTTAAAGATGTTGATACCATCAATTCCTGTGAAAGTGACGTATGCAGCAAACAAAGCTAATGACGTTAACGCTGCAGAAGCGATGGCAAAACCTTTTCCTGTAGCAGCTGTTGTATTACCAACTGAATCCAAAATATCGGTTCTTGTTCTAACTTCTTTAGGTAATTCGCTCATTTCGGCAATACCACCAGCGTTATCAGAGATTGGTCCGAAAGCGTCGATTGCCAACTGCATAGCAGTCGTAGCCATCATAGCAGAAGCAGCCAAAGCCACCCCGTAGAAACCAGCTAAAGCATAAGAAGCCCAGATAGCACCACCAAACAATAATACAGTTGGGAAGGTAGAAATCATACCAGTAGCTAAACCGGCGATTACGTTAGTTCCTGCTCCAGTAGAAGATTTTTGTACAATAGCCAAAACCGGTTTTGTACCCAATCCTGTGTAATATTCAGTTACGGATGAAATAGCTCCACCCACGATTAATCCGATGATAGTAGCATAGAAAACTCTCATAGAAGAGATTTCTTTTAAACCTTCACCAAAGAAATCCATATTCATTTTAGTCGGTAACATATATTGTACTAAGAAGAAACAAGCCACTGCCGTTAAAATAATAGAAACCCAGTTTCCAATATTTAAGGCTTTTTGTACTTGTGCTTCTTTGGCATCATCACTAGTAATTTTCACTAACATCGTTCCGATGATAGAGAATAAGATTCCGAAACCGGCGATTGCCATTGGTAATAAAATTGGACCAATACCACCGAACGCATCTTCGATTTTTCCGCCCATATCTTTGATAACATAGTTACCTAATACCATAGCTGCTAATACCGTTGCTACATATGAACCGAACAAATCGGCACCCATTCCGGCAACGTCACCCACGTTATCACCCACGTTATCTGCAATAGTAGCAGGATTACGAGGATCATCTTCTGGAATTCCTGCTTCTACTTTACCTACTAAGTCGGCACCAACGTCAGCAGCTTTAGTATAAATACCACCACCCACACGAGCAAACAAAGCAATTGATTCAGCTCCTAAAGAAAATCCTGCTAATGTTTCTAACACTACAGTCATTCCTTCGGTATCTGTCCAAACACCACCCATAAAGAAGTGGAAGAATAATATAAAGAATGTTGTTAATCCTAAAACAGCCAAACCGGCAACACCAAGTCCCATTACTGTTCCACCACCAAAAGACACTTTCAAAGCTTGTGGTAAACTGGTACGAGCAGCTTGTGTCGTTCTAACGTTTGTTTTAGTAGCAATTTTCATCCCCATATTCCCAGCTAATGCTGAAAAGAAAGCTCCGAAAATAAACGCGATAACAATTAATAAATGCGTTTTAACACCCGGTAAAAAAGTAATACCCGCTAACACAGCACTTGCAATAAGTACAAACACAGCTAACAAACGGTATTCTGCTTTTAGGAAAGCCAAGGCACCTTCGTAGATGTAATCTGAAATCTCTTTCATCTTACCGTCTCCGGCATCTTGTTTTAAAACCCAAGCTCTTTTGGCTGCCATAAACAGCAACCCAATTATTGCCATTACTATTGGCACGTAAATCATCATTGATTCCATAAATATAATTTTCGTTATAAATTTTATCGGGGGCAAAAATAACAAAATTTTAAGAACTTATACAAGTTGTTTCGGTTTATAAAAAACAAAACTGCTAATTTCGTATAGGTACTTAAATTTTATTTCTTCTTTTGAGGTAGTAATGCCATAATATATAGGAAGCCAAGGTTCTGTGAGGTTTCCAATTGTCAGCCAATTGCTCCATTTCTTCCAAAGTGTGAATGTCGTATAATTCTTTGATTGTATTCCGAATGGCTATGTCTCCTAGCGGAATAATATCAGGGGCCTGCAAACAAAACATCAAGTAGACTTCCACTGTCCAATTGCCTACACCTTTTAATTGCAGGAGCTCCTCTCTGATTTCTTGTTGTGATTTGGACGCAAAACTCTCAAA
Above is a genomic segment from Flavobacterium phycosphaerae containing:
- a CDS encoding carboxypeptidase-like regulatory domain-containing protein encodes the protein MRIKSILVPFLGLVFLMLSCSKDDSSTPVQATGTIKGKLMVKNGSKPVGGALVFVFDDNNKLYYTYTQANGDFSLQAPIGQRKLQMQTGGGANFRTSLQVTVVKDQTLTIDSSLSRLDQVANMAYVAGYYDEIQDIVTGLGYTITQITNADLADYSIVSQFDIIFLNCGAKQGYVNAAMDTNLANFVTNGGSLYASDWAVAYLTGGGSNSHDCGETGGFIPDDKLCSKNIGASTTITGAQVTDANLATALGFSALDIEYNLGSWQNVFSYDATYWDVMVSDPVSNQPLMIKTNSFSSGTVSDPVGDNENDGWITICHTDDSGSPITITIEESEWPSHEAHGDSVGACTNTNNSGTIYYTTFHNHANGNIGNSGLILEYVILNL
- a CDS encoding sodium-translocating pyrophosphatase codes for the protein MESMMIYVPIVMAIIGLLFMAAKRAWVLKQDAGDGKMKEISDYIYEGALAFLKAEYRLLAVFVLIASAVLAGITFLPGVKTHLLIVIAFIFGAFFSALAGNMGMKIATKTNVRTTQAARTSLPQALKVSFGGGTVMGLGVAGLAVLGLTTFFILFFHFFMGGVWTDTEGMTVVLETLAGFSLGAESIALFARVGGGIYTKAADVGADLVGKVEAGIPEDDPRNPATIADNVGDNVGDVAGMGADLFGSYVATVLAAMVLGNYVIKDMGGKIEDAFGGIGPILLPMAIAGFGILFSIIGTMLVKITSDDAKEAQVQKALNIGNWVSIILTAVACFFLVQYMLPTKMNMDFFGEGLKEISSMRVFYATIIGLIVGGAISSVTEYYTGLGTKPVLAIVQKSSTGAGTNVIAGLATGMISTFPTVLLFGGAIWASYALAGFYGVALAASAMMATTAMQLAIDAFGPISDNAGGIAEMSELPKEVRTRTDILDSVGNTTAATGKGFAIASAALTSLALFAAYVTFTGIDGINIFKAPVLAMLFIGGMIPVVFSALAMNSVGKAAMDMVYEVRRQFKEIPGIMEGTGKPEYGKCVEISTKAALREMMLPGVLTIGFPIAIVLLGKLVYGDNNQLIAEMLGGYMAGVTVSGVLWAVFQNNAGGAWDNAKKSFEAGVEINGEMTYKGSDAHKAAVTGDTVGDPFKDTSGPSMNILIKLTCLIGLVIAPILGNGVASEGKKMECTMDVKMECKGDMIGKCDMSKCATMTKEECAAMCDSLQCTPEQKEACLSHYDADGKFIAEKKDDCCAKKGMKMEAPMGKNVRVEITNTNGKAKATVTTTVNGTSATETFEGTEAEVKAKVDALK
- a CDS encoding leucine-rich repeat domain-containing protein, translating into MKKLYTLFFFCLAVAVSKAQIVNIPDANFKAKLLATTGPIGFNSSYNIVPIDANHDGQIQVSEAQLIYRLWVMSSNISDLTGIESFTNLRELNCNNNQLTSINLSALVNLKELDCSKNAISNLNLTNLNLQTLYCTNNSISNLDLHNLTALKYLYCNNNSISNLNVSGLSILNTFVCNNNQLTSLTLTGLTSLFNFDCSNNQLTVLDLAGLNSIYSINCAYNNLSKIDVSIFTVSRPWVQINCSYNTNLISINTKDNIIMSSEFSANYRMGNSGANAIPPPVVPPPTSGINFQGTPNLQYICADANEMAYYQNKINQSGYTNPNCQLSSTCEFLNPTSNTTTATVCGSYTWSVNGQTYSTSGTYTVVTGNHTEILNLTINNSLITTAPIAPVLCTTLGSMANISVASNIASPTYTWQYRVLTDAMPNSTWITITSSNAGSVYSNYTSAALSITRTTTALPKSGTQYRVIVGGGECASVTSDAVNLTIIGVAKSGSITAASSVCEANDITFTLGNYVGTSIQWQSAPNASSTFSDIPNATGTTFTVTNMQLTSYKSYRAIVTNAPCGTTATSTIKTITVNPTPVAGTITGGGTICSGGSGTLKIMGYIGKIQWEYSIDGITYFNAPTASSATSSLSFGTTSVSSTSAAYMLVNITGNTYFRAKVTSGACSPVYSDVVSYIIGTLASVGTTSAALTTICSGTATSVTITTATGTITWQKSINYTAASPTWTSIANSNALSISTGNLAYNTAFRAKVTLGSCSTVYSNTVYVYMVAKPLAKNISKNVTSPSGASSSTAMCTSNHSKVLTIGSGYNGTIQWQASTTSTTTGFADIGGATNESYTVNNPVVGANYLRAKFTNSCGASVFGVAATVYYQECLITKLDAALLFEVTASPNPYKNGFNLDLHSSNNEGVTIAVYDMTGKLIERTAIQPDAMADLTLGQGYSSGLYQVVVCQGTTTKTLKIIKE
- a CDS encoding GLPGLI family protein, whose amino-acid sequence is MKSIVLTFTLLLVFSTSNAQKDFQGMAVYESKTSTSDFKSRFEGNKEITPEMQKMIEERMKKMFEKTFILNFDKSASIYKEEEKLDAPGGQQGGFRMMSSMMGGGGTYYKNVKDKSYTVDKEFMGKEFLVKDSLPKLNWKMESETRVIGGYNCFKATAVRPVSQSDFRNFRPKKEENKKEDAAKSETKTEDKDKKTNFMDDFDMPKEITITAWYTPEIPVNQGPETYWGLPGLILEVNDGKTVILCSKVVLNAKDKVEIKAPTNGKVISQKEYDETVVKKMEEMRQMYDGKGGGRTQMRFGH
- a CDS encoding GLPGLI family protein; the encoded protein is MKKVILLSLIFAAVVFNAQEFQGKAEYFSKRILKNGGKGFGVKQNDDAELKKAYNEALQIASEKMFILTFNQKEALYEKQQYLEKPKPESDDVSVTISFSGEGKKYINLKDQTKITEDDILGKEFLIVEKLIPLDWKLINETKKIGDYNCYKAELIIPVSEKDKKEYEEYLSKQQAKTSFFTKEEPKDKKIIAWYTPEIPVSVGPASYWGLPGLILELNDEVAITLCSKVTLSNKGNTPIRVPNTGRVVTQEEFDIFHKDKMESLER
- a CDS encoding deoxynucleoside kinase, which codes for MHIAVAGNIGAGKTTLTRFLAKHFKWEPHFEDVVDNPYLDDFYHQMERWSFNLQIYFLNSRFRQVLQIRESGKNIIQDRTIYEDAHIFAPNLHAMGLMTNRDFQNYTDLFELMEGLVGSPDLLIYLRSSIPNLVSQIHKRGRDYENTISIDYLSRLNERYEAWITTYDKGKLLIIDVDNVDFVNNPEDLGMIINRIDAEINGLF